A window of the Fulvia fulva chromosome 11, complete sequence genome harbors these coding sequences:
- a CDS encoding Aconitate hydratase, mitochondrial, which produces MSVSRALSSAYSLLNTHALLETLARLLPNDSLSFNPLTDTLKDKDGKEFKLKEPTGQGLPDRGYDPGMDTYQHPPEDRSSISVAVSPQSDRLQILEPFEAWNGKDAENVPILIKAQGKTTTDHISMAGPWLKYRGHLDNISNNMLIGAINEANGEANKIKNQETGEVDAVPAVARDYKKRGIKWVVIGDWNYGEGSSREHAALEPRHLGGLAIITRSFARIHETNLKKQGMLPLTFSDPADYDKIKPDDRIDLKCTEVAVGQPVTMVVHPAAGGKAFDVKLSHTFNESQLEWFKNGSALNTMAKHAGAR; this is translated from the exons ATGTCGGTAAGTCGAGCTCTTAGCTCGGCGTACTCACTACTCAACACACACGCACTCTTGGAGACGTTGGCGCGATTGCTACCCAACGA TTCGCTTTCGTTCAATCCGCTCACCGACACCCTCAAGGACAAGGACGGCAAGGAGTTCAAGCTCAAGGAGCCAACCGGCCAGGGTCTGCCAGACCGTGGCTACGACCCAGGCATGGACACTTACCAGCACCCTCCAGAGGACCGCTCGTCCATCTCAGTCGCCGTCTCCCCGCAGTCCGACCGTCTCCAGATCCTCGAGCCATTCGAGGCATGGAACGGTAAGGACGCAGAGAACGTCCCAATCTTGATCAAGGCTCAGGGCAAGACTACCACTGATCACATCTCGATGGCTGGTCCTTGGTTGAAGTACCGTGGTCACTTGGACAACATTTCGAACAACATGCTTATCGGTGCCATCAACGAGGCCAACGGCGAGGCCAACAAGATCAAGAACCAGGAGACTGGTGAGGTCGACGCTGTCCCAGCTGTTGCCCGTGACTACAAGAAGAGAGGCATCAAGTGGGTTGTCATTGGCGACTGGAACTACGGCGAGGGCTCTTCCCGTGAGCACGCTGCTCTCGAGCCAAGACATCTTGGTGGTCTCGCAATCATCACCCGATCCTTCGCACGTATCCACGAGACCAACTTGAAGAAGCAGGGTATGCTTCCTTTGACCTTCAGCGACCCAGCAGACTACGACAAGATCAAGCCAGACGACCGCATTGACCTGAAGTGCACCGAGGTTGCAGTTGGTCAGCCAGTGACGATGGTCGTACACCCAGCAGCCGGCGGCAAGGCATTCGACGTCAAGCTCAGCCACACCTTCAACGAGTCGCAACTCGAGTGGTTCAAGAACGGCAGCGCTTTGAACACAATGGCCAAGCACGCGGGTGCGAGGTAA